The Cucurbita pepo subsp. pepo cultivar mu-cu-16 chromosome LG08, ASM280686v2, whole genome shotgun sequence genome contains a region encoding:
- the LOC111801150 gene encoding uncharacterized protein LOC111801150 gives MEFCNSFIFFTLLIILPLARCEDTGTVLFVDSSSHQYLRSHSPDDGVELSSMSLPEVGAAVSVLLGFAPSSTLSASGSSKLNGILMPNPLDRPRSVFMLEIKGAYDPEFVNLESGLSGNVLTSKVHAGSESADIQLPGEDEVSIVPLNEPLSDYTDEDIREFASFIGGSYAADASKTLNGELAVPLSDAVQINLHLSKTGDREIVGSFLCLVHNIKRAIHIHEDLSQNVQSPSELITGSFNSIKAFKDQSDSEGDADRRSRLFTVTLSKIFHLLQKAYDGQIVGVIFFSGSSSPKAEKGLNVMFKPRRTPRWLVEDVKVNTSIQEVILVRTTLAWITGIILLIATLMGSCCLLRMPLTRDTLLYSNVKLD, from the exons ATGGAATTCTGCAATTCATTCATATTCTTCACTCTGTTAATCATCCTCCCTCTCGCCCGG TGCGAGGATACTGGTACGGTGCTTTTCGTCGATAGCTCGTCGCATCAATATCTTCGATCTCATTCACCCGATGATGGCGTCGAG CTTAGTTCGATGTCACTTCCAGAAGTTGGTGCTGCTGTGTCGGTCTTGCTTGGTTTTGCACCGTCTTCAACACTTTCAGCTTCTGGTTCATCTAAG TTGAATGGGATTTTGATGCCAAATCCTCTTGATAGGCCTCGTTCAGTTTTTATGCTTGAAATTAAAGGAGCATATG ATCCTGAATTTGTAAACCTCGAAAGTGGCTTGTCCGGAAATGTCCTTACGAGCAAGGTTCATGCAGGTTCTGAGAGTGCTGACATCCAACTTCCTG GTGAGGATGAAGTGTCTATTGTTCCTTTGAATGAACCATTGTCAGATTATACAGATGAAGACATTAGAGAATTT GCCTCTTTTATTGGTGGATCTTATGCTGCTGATGCATCAAAAACTTTAAATGGGGAATTGGCTGTGCCTTTGAGTGATGCTGTTCAGATAAATCTTCATCTGTCTAAG ACAGGGGACAGAGAAATTGTAGGCAGTTTTTTATGTCTAGTTCACAATATTAAAAGGGCTATACACATTCATGAAGATTTGTCACAAAATGTGCAAAGTCCATCTGAGCTTATCACCGGCTCGTTCAATAGCATCAAG GCATTCAAAGATCAAAGTGATTCTGAAGGAGATGCTGATCGTAGATCGAGACTATTTACTGTTACCTTGTCCAAGATATTCCACTTACTCCAAAAAGCATATGATG GTCAAATTGTTGgagtcattttcttttctggatCATCATCACCAAAGGCAGAAAAAGGATTAAATGTGATGTTTAAGCCTCGGCGGACTCCACGTTGGTTGGTGGAAGACGTCAAAGTTAACACAAGTATTCAAGAAGTTATATTGGTTAGGACTACCCTTGCCTGGATCACAGGAATCATCCTTTTGATTGCTACTCTTATGGGG TCATGCTGCCTTCTAAGGATGCCACTGACAAGGGACACCCTCCTCTATTCTAACGTCAAATTGGACTAA